A stretch of the Rodentibacter haemolyticus genome encodes the following:
- a CDS encoding GNAT family N-acetyltransferase yields MNIRQINLVDLPVLQRLGKQTFQETFASQNREADMQAYLVEKFSTEQLIQELNNPHMTFYFAEIAGQAVGYLKLNFAQAQTELQDQSAVEIERIYVLANHHRQGVEQALFQHALLIANQHNANYIWLGVWEHNHKALRFYEKNGFVAFDRHIFRLGSDEQVDIMMKKVLK; encoded by the coding sequence ATGAACATACGTCAAATTAACCTTGTGGATTTGCCCGTTTTGCAACGACTTGGAAAGCAAACCTTTCAAGAAACCTTTGCTAGCCAAAATAGAGAAGCCGATATGCAAGCCTATTTAGTGGAAAAATTCTCCACCGAGCAACTTATCCAAGAGTTGAATAACCCCCATATGACATTTTATTTTGCAGAAATTGCAGGGCAAGCGGTAGGCTATCTCAAGTTGAATTTCGCTCAAGCTCAAACCGAATTACAAGATCAAAGTGCGGTCGAAATTGAGCGAATTTATGTACTCGCCAATCATCATAGACAAGGGGTTGAACAAGCCCTTTTTCAACACGCATTGCTTATTGCGAACCAACATAATGCGAACTATATTTGGCTCGGTGTTTGGGAACATAACCACAAAGCCTTACGCTTTTACGAAAAAAATGGCTTTGTCGCATTTGATCGACATATTTTCCGCTTAGGTAGTGATGAACAGGTGGATATTATGATGAAAAAGGTGTTGAAATAA
- a CDS encoding GNAT family N-acetyltransferase — MTIEIRKPEREESPQMWRLMRELAIFEKYIDSFAITPEIVAEKGFDKNPPDFHSLVAVSEGELIGIAVYYFLPFTAQNRPAIYLKELYIDSRFRGQKVGEKLMLALREEAKKHDCLQIKWTVAPWNEDGKRFYARLGAIQNNEWLNYAWSVNEHTSN, encoded by the coding sequence ATGACAATTGAAATCCGTAAACCCGAACGGGAAGAAAGTCCACAAATGTGGCGGTTAATGCGAGAATTAGCCATATTTGAAAAATATATTGATAGCTTTGCTATTACACCCGAAATTGTGGCAGAAAAAGGATTTGATAAAAATCCGCCAGATTTTCATAGCCTTGTTGCTGTATCCGAAGGAGAATTGATCGGTATTGCCGTCTATTATTTCCTACCTTTCACCGCTCAAAATCGCCCTGCGATTTATCTCAAAGAACTCTATATAGATAGCCGTTTTCGAGGGCAAAAAGTGGGGGAAAAACTGATGCTCGCTTTACGAGAGGAAGCCAAAAAGCACGATTGCTTACAGATAAAATGGACAGTTGCCCCGTGGAATGAAGACGGAAAACGCTTTTACGCACGACTTGGGGCAATACAAAATAATGAGTGGTTAAATTATGCATGGAGCGTCAATGAACATACGTCAAATTAA
- a CDS encoding BRO family protein, which yields MNDIKLFENQQVRSVWDNEQEEWLFSVIDVVAVLTDSDKPRDYWYRVKKRMSDEEKSELSTICRQLKLKSSDGKFYKTDVADMQGIFRIIQSIPSPKAEPFKMWLAEVGKERLDEIVDPELTIDRALQTYLQKGYSREWINQRLQAIQVRKELTDTWQDHGVQVGREYAILTDEITQAWSGMKTREYKDFKGLKKENLRDNMSTTELVLNMLAEAATKDITQISHPQGLEENRQVAKRGGNVAKIARQSLEQETGQPVITRKNAIDFARLLGAVSQKMEDKNDN from the coding sequence ATGAACGATATTAAATTATTTGAAAATCAACAGGTTCGATCCGTTTGGGACAATGAGCAGGAAGAATGGCTATTTAGTGTGATTGATGTGGTAGCCGTTTTGACTGACAGTGATAAGCCTCGGGATTACTGGTATCGTGTGAAAAAACGGATGTCAGATGAAGAAAAATCTGAGTTGTCGACAATTTGTCGACAACTGAAGTTAAAATCTTCTGATGGAAAGTTTTATAAAACCGATGTAGCTGATATGCAAGGCATTTTCCGTATTATTCAATCTATCCCTAGCCCTAAAGCGGAGCCTTTTAAAATGTGGCTGGCAGAGGTGGGGAAAGAACGTTTAGATGAAATTGTTGATCCGGAACTCACAATTGATCGAGCTTTACAAACTTATCTGCAAAAAGGCTATTCCCGAGAGTGGATCAATCAACGCTTGCAAGCCATTCAAGTTCGCAAAGAACTCACGGATACTTGGCAAGACCACGGTGTTCAAGTTGGGCGAGAATATGCGATTTTAACCGATGAAATTACTCAGGCTTGGTCGGGAATGAAAACCCGAGAATACAAGGATTTCAAAGGGCTAAAAAAGGAAAATTTGCGAGATAATATGTCTACCACAGAGCTGGTGCTGAATATGCTTGCCGAAGCCGCTACCAAAGATATTACCCAAATCAGCCACCCTCAAGGGTTGGAGGAAAATCGCCAAGTTGCCAAACGAGGCGGAAATGTGGCAAAAATTGCTCGCCAAAGTTTAGAACAAGAAACAGGGCAACCTGTGATTACACGTAAAAATGCGATTGATTTTGCCCGCTTGTTAGGGGCGGTAAGTCAAAAAATGGAAGATAAAAATGACAATTGA
- the hisH gene encoding imidazole glycerol phosphate synthase subunit HisH translates to MTNLVIIDTGCANLSSVKFAFDRLGIQAEISRDLDKIKSADKLLLPGVGTAAAAMKILQDRNLIDTIRNATQPMLGICLGMQLMTEFSAEGNVETLNLMSGKTELIPNTGLPLPHMGWNRVRYAEDQPLFAGIEQDSHFYFVHSYAVLPNENTIATADYGIPFSAALQKENFYGVQFHPERSGKVGSQLLRNFMENV, encoded by the coding sequence ATGACCAACCTAGTAATCATCGACACAGGCTGTGCAAACCTGTCATCTGTAAAATTTGCATTCGACCGTTTGGGTATTCAGGCGGAAATTAGCCGTGATTTAGACAAAATTAAATCGGCGGACAAACTGTTACTTCCCGGTGTGGGGACGGCTGCCGCTGCGATGAAAATTTTGCAAGATCGCAATTTGATTGACACAATCCGCAACGCCACTCAACCAATGCTCGGCATTTGTTTGGGAATGCAGTTAATGACCGAATTTTCTGCCGAAGGCAATGTGGAAACGCTCAATCTAATGAGCGGCAAAACCGAGCTAATCCCAAATACAGGCTTGCCGTTGCCGCATATGGGCTGGAACCGTGTGCGTTATGCGGAGGATCAGCCGCTTTTCGCAGGCATTGAGCAGGATAGCCATTTTTATTTTGTGCATAGCTATGCGGTGTTGCCGAATGAAAACACGATCGCCACCGCCGATTACGGCATTCCGTTCTCTGCTGCATTGCAAAAAGAGAATTTCTACGGCGTACAGTTCCACCCCGAGCGCTCAGGCAAAGTGGGTTCGCAATTATTACGGAATTTTATGGAAAATGTGTGA